In a single window of the Cryptococcus neoformans var. neoformans JEC21 chromosome 11 sequence genome:
- a CDS encoding protein phosphatase type 2A regulator, putative — MQPHTQPPQPEASSSRAVHIPSDPAPPRPCLTNDAIVSRWQSSPGFQYFWAWIKRRCDRLKGKEIIRGPFDHSAHGIRSLMNMLDQMTSWVEDATPQPQSNQRFGNLAFRTYNKLLQERLPPLIDSWDIPSNLRSQLLPLFINSHAFGHPTRLDYGTGHELAFVLGLWCCVVPGWVGGDNGTEEEEDELILRVFTRYLELTTFLQKTYNLEPAGSHGVWGLDDYCFLPYLFGSAQLLGSNLTPSASLSLALSHHPSATSPPSAPITDLYTLSLHHLTLFKFGASFSEHSPLLYSLSQMPNWVKPHGGLKKMFLGEVVGKRVVVQGIWVGGWCWGEDVPNVEERGDKNEGKGTDAGTKAPWAR, encoded by the exons ATGCAACCCCACACCCAGCCCCCGCAACCTGAAGCTTCCAGTTCAAGAGCCGTCCACATCCCCTCAGACCCAGCTCCGCCTCGACCATGCCTCACAAATGATGCTATTGTGTCAAGGTGGCAAAGCTCACCCGGTTTTCAGTATTTTTGGGCCTGGATAAAAAGGAGATGTGACCGattgaaagggaaagagatcaTAAGAGGTCCATTTGACCATAGTGCACAT GGAATACGAAGCCTTATGAATATGCTGGATCAAATGACTAGCTGGGTAGAAGATGCAACTCCTCAGCCGCAATCCAATCAGAGGTTTGGCAATCTTGCATTCAGGACATACAATAAACTGCTACAAGAG AGATTACCCCCGCTGATTGATTCATGGGATATCCCTTCCAACCTTCGTTCTCAATTGCTTCCTTTATTTATCAATTCTCATGCTTTCGGACACCCGACGAGACTGGATTATGGGACGGGTCACGAGCTCGCGTTTGTACTCGGCTTATGGTGCTGTGTCGTCCCTGGATGGGTTGGCGGTGACAATGGGactgaggaagaggaggacgaaTTGATTTTGAGAGTATTCACTAG GTACCTTGAATTAACAACTTTTCTGCAGAAGACGTACAACCTAGAACCTGCAGGGTCACATGGAGTATGGGGCTTAGATGATTATTGTTTCTTACC CTACCTCTTCGGCTCGGCTCAACTTCTAGGCTCAAACCTCACTCCTTCAGCTTCATTATCACTGGCTCTCTCCCATCACCCATCTGCCACCTCGCCTCCTTCTGCACCCATAACCGACCTCTATAccctctccctccaccatctcaCGCTTTTCAAGTTTGGCGCCTCCTTCTCAGAGCACTCTCCATTACTGTATTCCTTGTCCCAAATGCCCAATTGGGTAAAGCCGCATGGaggtttgaagaagatgttttTAGGAGAGGTGGTTGGTAAGAGGGTTGTGGTACAGGGTATTTGGGTAGGGGGATGGTGTTGGGGCGAGGATGTGCCGAATgtagaagagagaggagataAAAACGAGGGTAAAGGAACGGATGCGGGTACTAAGGCACCGTGGGCGCGCTAA